The Streptococcus sp. 29896 genome includes a region encoding these proteins:
- a CDS encoding pullulanase: protein MKQKMGEKRLHFGIRTLSVGVASIGIASSLFFAGPAYQVEANELDTTTVAAIDTGATEANQAGDSLDTASSISPLAVEEGVSQPAVSEEAVLPTATESVEPVTATEENTSSAETPIEEGSIRLHFENVDETAPESQGLWTWGGVAELSDGNQWPRDTANFSSSQVDDYGHYVDIKKSETPGTIGYLVLKNGEKITESDQKVELLVPEQNEAWIASDYSVSSYEPLKDENVLRINYTREDNNYEGWGVWTWGDTTEASDGWPTGAVDFKLGKYGAYVDIPLSNGLDSKLGFLLINQNNPDLAGNKSIDLAFADRKRHSQIFLRNGDDKVYTNPYFIEEKVELDTSKATPGTKNVTLEASVKAPFNYNESGLVSVTVTNPENAEIVKMEVDTSAIGGGLVPISTELNRVTIKATSSTAPGTYSLPVKVYDKDNGYYETKLDVTIIERIKADGEKDWDEQVIYFMMTDRFYNGDTSNDKLVEGTASNPRGLYQGGDFKGVTAKLDYLKELGVDSIWLTPIVENVPQNVGSATDGDYYAYHGYWASNFEKLNPHLGSLADFHELIDAAAEKGINIVVDVVLNHAGYGTEETFAGMVRTKEEDKQGDDQLGSLAGLPDFKTEEAAVRNQLVAWQASWLERSTTAKGNSIYGFRVDTVKHVDDTTWQHFKNELVDRDPDFHLIGETWGANYKDTKGDLGIGTMDSLLDFGFKDIAKYLVNGQLKAAGKELEERSKVLTSAASLGQFLGSHDEDGFLYSLGGAEKEGNLDKLKLAASLLITAKGQPVIYYGEELGQSGQNNWPVYDNRYDFDWSKVETSDIADHYQKLLAFRNANSTLLSRGDTSTLAGNDSQGWLISKRSYQDQAAYLVFSTNTESKEIALEVSGKDVVVTDAYTGKTYQAIEKDGKWVVQVELPTIGQGGTMLLQTQAGDIVNASVQGATEEPIEAGYFRVHFKTLPSDNLSSLGLWTWDDVEKPSSDVGAWPTGATNFSTAKQDDYGYYLDIKMKDETASKISLLINNTSGDNITGDKTIERISTKMNEAWFDENYQLSLYQPLKEGYIRINYFRTDGNYDQKGLWIWGDVTDVALGDWPNGIDFENQGKYGAYIDVKLTDLPSSIGFLLLDESKSGDDVKIQQKDYSFKDLKNQTQIFLKDDDATIYTNPYFVNNVRVTGVSHVSLTALEAAFTRLEGADKDSILEKLSVTDKNGQTVAVTDLVLDATSNKVRVLGDFNQENAGYTLKYGNDSFTTTMSWQLKDELYAYGGELGARVHQAGSVVDMTLWSPSADSVAVVLYDKDDQSKVVGKLAMIKGDKGQWDLELNSQSGLGIADYRGYYYHYEITRGDQAVLVLDPYAKSLAEWNSDLADTDPSYRIAKAAIVDPSEVGPSGLDYATIPNFNQREDAIIYEAHVRDFTSDPAISDELTAQFGTFAAFAERLSYLKDLGVTHIQLLPVMSYYYVNELKNAERMSEYASSNSNYNWGYDPQSYFAFTGMYSTDPTDPMKRIEEFKNLVNEIHKQGMGVILDVVYNHTSKTFLFEDLEPNYYHFMEADGTAKSSFGGGRLGTTHYMSRRVLVDSIKYLVDEFKVDGFRFDMMGDHDAEAIELAFTEAQKLNPNIIMLGEGWRTFTGDANQPVQPADQDWMSSTDTVAVFSDEIRNTLKSGYPNEGQPAFITGGAKSVESVFNNIKAQPGNFLADDPGDVIQYIAAHDNLTLFDIIAQSIKKDPSIAENYTEIHQRQRLGNLLVLTAQGTPFIHSGQEYGRTKQFRHPDYKEPVTEDKVPNKAHLLTNADGTPFDYPYYIHDSYDSSDAVNKFDWTKATDEALYQENTRTQAFTKGLIALRKSTDAFRLGTKEEVEQKVSLISIPGQNGIAKNDVVIAYQTIASNGDRYAVFVNADNKERSFVLSDSYKELLKGQVLVDGKRAGIAALTDLVGVTLTDDAVVLAPLTATVIRLESELVTWVPDEAPLAEALPEGHLDLVPDTAPTAPVLPEGHMETPSDSEQAASPLPTSVPVSEAESQSSSVLPSTGEQADGAAIYLGLAGLAASAVLLKQKKREE from the coding sequence ATGAAACAGAAAATGGGAGAAAAACGCCTCCATTTTGGCATTCGCACCTTGTCCGTTGGCGTTGCATCCATCGGTATTGCGAGCAGTCTCTTTTTTGCAGGACCAGCCTATCAGGTAGAAGCAAATGAGTTGGACACAACCACGGTGGCAGCAATAGATACAGGAGCGACAGAAGCTAATCAGGCAGGAGACAGTCTTGATACGGCTTCATCTATTAGCCCCTTAGCTGTTGAAGAAGGGGTAAGCCAGCCAGCTGTTTCAGAAGAAGCAGTTCTTCCGACAGCAACTGAGTCAGTTGAGCCTGTAACAGCTACAGAAGAAAATACTTCTTCAGCAGAAACCCCTATCGAAGAAGGCAGCATTCGTCTGCACTTTGAAAATGTAGATGAAACAGCACCAGAAAGCCAAGGACTGTGGACTTGGGGAGGAGTGGCAGAGCTGTCCGATGGTAATCAATGGCCAAGGGATACAGCGAATTTTTCAAGCAGTCAGGTAGATGACTACGGCCATTACGTTGATATTAAAAAATCTGAGACACCAGGAACGATTGGCTATCTGGTCCTCAAGAATGGGGAAAAAATAACAGAATCGGACCAAAAAGTGGAGCTTCTTGTTCCGGAACAGAATGAAGCCTGGATCGCTAGTGACTACAGCGTGTCTAGCTATGAGCCGCTCAAAGATGAAAATGTTCTCCGCATCAATTACACACGTGAAGACAACAATTATGAAGGTTGGGGCGTATGGACTTGGGGCGATACGACTGAAGCAAGTGATGGCTGGCCAACAGGTGCCGTTGATTTTAAACTTGGCAAATATGGCGCCTATGTTGACATTCCTCTATCGAATGGTTTAGATTCTAAGCTTGGATTTCTACTAATCAATCAGAATAATCCAGATCTTGCGGGCAATAAATCGATTGATTTAGCCTTTGCAGATCGTAAACGGCATAGCCAAATTTTCCTTCGAAATGGTGACGACAAAGTCTATACAAATCCATATTTTATCGAAGAGAAAGTAGAACTCGATACCAGCAAGGCGACTCCAGGGACAAAAAATGTGACCCTTGAGGCAAGTGTGAAAGCACCATTCAACTACAATGAAAGCGGCTTGGTATCTGTAACTGTCACCAACCCTGAAAATGCTGAGATTGTCAAAATGGAAGTCGATACAAGTGCCATCGGTGGAGGCCTTGTGCCAATCTCTACTGAGCTCAATCGTGTGACCATTAAAGCGACGTCTAGCACAGCGCCAGGTACATATAGTCTTCCTGTAAAAGTCTATGATAAAGACAATGGTTACTACGAAACAAAATTGGATGTGACCATTATAGAGCGTATCAAGGCAGATGGTGAAAAAGACTGGGACGAGCAAGTCATCTACTTCATGATGACAGACCGTTTCTACAATGGGGACACCAGCAATGACAAGCTAGTGGAAGGAACAGCCTCCAACCCACGCGGTCTTTACCAAGGCGGAGACTTCAAAGGAGTGACAGCCAAGCTAGACTATCTGAAAGAATTGGGTGTGGATTCTATCTGGTTGACTCCGATTGTGGAAAATGTTCCACAGAATGTTGGTAGCGCAACAGATGGAGATTACTATGCTTACCATGGTTATTGGGCATCCAATTTTGAGAAACTAAATCCGCATTTGGGAAGTTTAGCCGACTTCCACGAATTGATTGATGCTGCGGCAGAAAAAGGAATAAACATTGTTGTCGATGTGGTTCTTAACCATGCTGGCTATGGCACAGAAGAAACCTTTGCAGGTATGGTACGGACTAAGGAAGAAGACAAGCAGGGAGATGACCAGCTCGGTTCGCTTGCAGGACTGCCTGACTTCAAGACAGAAGAAGCTGCGGTTCGCAATCAGTTGGTTGCTTGGCAGGCATCTTGGTTGGAACGCTCAACAACTGCTAAAGGTAATTCAATCTATGGTTTCCGTGTCGATACAGTCAAACACGTTGATGATACCACATGGCAACATTTCAAAAATGAATTGGTGGATAGAGATCCTGACTTCCACTTGATTGGGGAAACTTGGGGAGCTAACTATAAAGATACCAAGGGTGACTTGGGAATCGGTACGATGGACAGTCTGTTGGACTTTGGCTTCAAGGATATTGCTAAATATCTGGTCAATGGTCAACTGAAAGCAGCTGGAAAAGAGCTGGAAGAACGTAGCAAGGTTCTGACTAGTGCAGCTTCTCTGGGTCAATTCTTGGGTAGTCATGACGAAGATGGTTTCCTTTACAGTCTCGGTGGCGCAGAAAAAGAAGGAAATCTGGATAAACTGAAATTGGCTGCTAGTCTTTTGATTACTGCTAAAGGTCAGCCAGTCATCTACTACGGTGAAGAATTAGGTCAATCTGGACAAAACAACTGGCCAGTTTATGACAACCGGTACGATTTCGATTGGAGCAAGGTAGAGACTAGCGACATCGCAGACCACTATCAAAAATTGTTGGCTTTCCGTAATGCCAATTCAACATTGCTCTCACGTGGTGATACAAGCACCCTTGCTGGAAATGATAGCCAAGGTTGGCTTATCAGCAAACGCAGTTACCAAGATCAAGCTGCCTATCTTGTCTTCTCAACCAATACCGAGAGCAAGGAAATAGCGCTTGAAGTATCTGGTAAGGATGTAGTGGTCACAGATGCCTACACAGGAAAAACGTATCAAGCTATTGAGAAAGACGGTAAATGGGTTGTTCAAGTCGAACTTCCAACTATCGGTCAAGGTGGCACCATGCTCCTTCAGACTCAAGCAGGTGACATCGTCAATGCAAGTGTGCAAGGAGCGACTGAAGAGCCAATTGAAGCAGGCTACTTCCGTGTTCACTTCAAAACCTTACCATCTGATAATTTATCTAGTCTAGGTCTATGGACATGGGATGATGTCGAAAAACCATCGTCAGATGTTGGTGCTTGGCCAACGGGTGCAACCAATTTCAGTACCGCTAAACAGGATGACTATGGCTATTATCTGGACATCAAGATGAAAGACGAAACAGCTAGCAAGATTAGTCTGTTGATTAATAACACTTCTGGTGATAACATCACGGGTGACAAGACCATTGAACGGATTAGCACCAAGATGAATGAAGCTTGGTTTGATGAAAACTACCAACTCAGCCTCTATCAACCGCTTAAAGAAGGCTACATCCGTATCAATTACTTCCGTACCGATGGCAATTATGACCAAAAAGGTCTCTGGATCTGGGGAGATGTGACTGATGTTGCCTTGGGTGACTGGCCAAATGGTATTGATTTTGAAAACCAAGGCAAGTACGGTGCCTATATTGATGTCAAATTGACAGATTTACCAAGTTCCATTGGCTTCCTGCTATTGGATGAAAGCAAGTCAGGAGATGATGTGAAGATTCAACAGAAAGATTATAGCTTTAAAGATTTGAAAAATCAGACACAAATCTTCCTCAAGGATGATGATGCGACTATTTACACCAACCCTTATTTTGTCAATAATGTCCGTGTGACAGGTGTTTCTCATGTTAGCCTAACAGCTCTAGAAGCAGCCTTTACAAGGCTGGAAGGTGCTGATAAGGATAGCATCTTGGAGAAATTGTCTGTAACAGATAAGAATGGTCAGACAGTTGCTGTGACGGACCTTGTCTTGGATGCTACAAGCAACAAGGTGCGAGTCCTCGGGGATTTCAACCAAGAAAATGCGGGCTATACCCTCAAATATGGCAATGATAGTTTCACAACAACTATGAGCTGGCAATTGAAGGATGAGCTCTATGCTTATGGTGGAGAGCTTGGTGCACGTGTGCATCAGGCTGGTAGTGTCGTTGATATGACTCTCTGGTCTCCAAGCGCAGACAGTGTAGCAGTTGTTCTTTATGATAAGGATGACCAGTCTAAGGTGGTCGGTAAATTGGCTATGATCAAGGGAGATAAGGGACAATGGGACCTCGAATTGAACAGTCAATCAGGTCTTGGTATCGCGGACTATCGTGGTTACTACTACCATTATGAAATCACTCGTGGGGATCAAGCTGTTCTGGTCTTGGACCCATATGCTAAGTCTTTAGCTGAGTGGAATAGTGATTTGGCAGATACAGATCCATCTTATCGGATTGCAAAAGCTGCGATTGTGGATCCATCAGAAGTTGGTCCAAGTGGTTTGGACTATGCCACAATTCCTAACTTCAATCAGCGTGAAGATGCTATTATCTATGAAGCACATGTTCGTGACTTCACATCAGATCCTGCTATTTCTGATGAATTGACAGCTCAGTTCGGTACCTTTGCGGCCTTTGCAGAGCGACTCAGCTACCTTAAGGACTTGGGTGTGACCCATATTCAGCTGCTCCCAGTTATGAGCTACTATTATGTCAATGAATTGAAAAATGCAGAGCGGATGAGCGAGTACGCTTCTAGCAACAGCAACTACAACTGGGGCTATGATCCACAGAGCTACTTTGCCTTTACAGGTATGTATTCTACAGATCCGACCGATCCAATGAAACGCATTGAAGAGTTCAAAAATCTGGTCAATGAAATTCACAAACAAGGCATGGGTGTGATTTTGGATGTGGTCTATAACCACACTTCTAAGACCTTCTTGTTTGAAGATTTGGAGCCAAACTATTATCACTTCATGGAGGCTGATGGTACGGCTAAATCAAGCTTTGGTGGTGGTCGTCTGGGAACCACTCACTACATGAGCCGTCGTGTCTTAGTTGATTCCATCAAGTATCTTGTGGATGAGTTTAAGGTAGATGGTTTCCGTTTCGATATGATGGGGGACCATGATGCCGAAGCAATTGAGCTGGCCTTTACTGAAGCTCAAAAACTCAATCCAAACATTATTATGCTTGGTGAAGGATGGAGAACCTTTACAGGTGATGCCAATCAGCCTGTTCAGCCAGCGGACCAAGACTGGATGAGTTCAACAGATACGGTTGCGGTATTCTCAGATGAGATTCGTAACACACTTAAATCTGGTTATCCAAACGAAGGTCAGCCAGCCTTTATCACAGGCGGTGCTAAGAGTGTTGAGTCTGTCTTCAATAACATCAAGGCACAACCAGGCAACTTCTTGGCAGATGATCCAGGCGATGTGATCCAGTATATTGCTGCGCATGATAACTTGACCCTCTTTGATATTATCGCTCAGTCCATCAAGAAGGATCCATCAATCGCTGAAAACTATACTGAAATTCACCAACGTCAACGCTTGGGTAACTTGCTAGTCTTGACTGCTCAAGGAACACCGTTTATCCATTCTGGTCAGGAGTATGGACGGACCAAACAGTTCCGCCATCCTGATTACAAGGAGCCAGTTACAGAGGACAAGGTACCAAACAAGGCGCATTTGTTGACCAATGCAGATGGAACGCCATTTGACTATCCATACTACATTCATGATTCTTACGATTCATCGGATGCGGTCAACAAGTTTGACTGGACCAAAGCGACAGATGAGGCGCTCTATCAAGAGAATACCCGTACTCAGGCCTTTACAAAAGGATTGATTGCCCTGCGCAAATCTACAGATGCCTTCCGTTTGGGAACAAAAGAAGAAGTTGAGCAGAAGGTTAGCTTGATTTCAATTCCAGGTCAAAATGGCATTGCCAAAAATGATGTGGTCATTGCCTATCAAACCATTGCAAGCAATGGGGACCGCTATGCTGTCTTTGTTAACGCAGATAACAAGGAGCGCAGCTTTGTTCTTTCAGATAGTTACAAAGAATTGCTGAAGGGTCAAGTGCTGGTCGATGGTAAGCGGGCTGGAATAGCAGCGCTGACTGATTTGGTAGGTGTGACATTGACAGATGATGCAGTTGTACTTGCACCTTTGACTGCAACGGTGATTCGCTTGGAGTCTGAACTAGTGACCTGGGTCCCAGATGAGGCGCCTTTAGCGGAGGCTTTGCCAGAAGGACACTTGGATCTGGTTCCGGATACGGCTCCAACAGCTCCTGTTTTACCAGAGGGGCATATGGAAACACCTTCTGATTCTGAACAAGCAGCTAGTCCGCTTCCAACCAGTGTCCCTGTTTCAGAGGCTGAGAGCCAGTCTTCATCTGTTCTGCCAAGTACAGGTGAGCAGGCTGATGGAGCAGCCATCTACCTGGGCTTAGCTGGCCTTGCAGCTTCAGCTGTCTTGCTCAAACAGAAAAAACGGGAAGAATAG
- a CDS encoding LacI family DNA-binding transcriptional regulator, with amino-acid sequence MVSLAEVARRANVSKMTVSRVLNHPEKVSQSLRELVEQAMKDLNYRPNIQAQALAQKRTRIIQVMILEEMALVEPYYAALLAGIAQAAQTNQYSMHLATAKEALSDQCDGYIVMGARQSDYEWLASLTKPLVLFGENKAGFSFVDTDNRAATYQASLFAHQQGYDQLIYVGLDLEESFAHSRQAGYVAAMEDLGCSPQLYKLENRSRVSQALLDGLELSSDVKTAFICGSDRLALGLVRGLEARGKRIPEEVGVIGFDGFFLDKVSRPSLTTMEQPLSQMGQACLEQLLQAIQSQQDEPTSLFFPAKLIQRETTL; translated from the coding sequence ATGGTTAGTCTTGCAGAAGTTGCCCGTCGGGCAAATGTGTCCAAAATGACGGTGTCTAGGGTATTGAATCATCCAGAAAAAGTGAGCCAATCCTTGAGGGAATTGGTCGAACAGGCGATGAAGGACTTGAATTACCGTCCCAATATTCAGGCTCAAGCCTTGGCGCAAAAGCGGACCCGGATTATTCAGGTGATGATTTTAGAAGAGATGGCGCTGGTGGAGCCCTATTATGCTGCGCTTTTGGCAGGAATTGCCCAGGCTGCTCAGACCAATCAATACAGCATGCACCTGGCAACGGCAAAGGAGGCCCTGTCGGATCAGTGTGATGGCTATATCGTGATGGGAGCCCGTCAGTCTGACTATGAATGGCTGGCTTCTCTGACTAAGCCCTTGGTTCTTTTCGGGGAAAATAAGGCAGGTTTCTCCTTCGTGGATACGGATAATCGCGCAGCTACCTATCAGGCAAGTTTGTTTGCCCATCAGCAGGGGTATGACCAGCTGATCTATGTTGGACTGGATTTGGAAGAGTCTTTTGCTCATTCTCGGCAGGCGGGCTATGTAGCTGCCATGGAGGACTTGGGATGTTCTCCTCAGCTCTACAAGTTAGAAAATCGATCCCGTGTTAGCCAAGCCTTGTTGGATGGTCTGGAGCTTTCTAGCGATGTCAAAACCGCCTTCATTTGTGGGTCGGACCGCCTTGCGCTGGGCTTGGTTCGAGGGTTGGAAGCAAGAGGGAAACGGATTCCTGAGGAGGTTGGGGTGATTGGTTTTGATGGATTTTTCCTAGATAAGGTTTCTAGACCTAGTTTGACCACTATGGAGCAGCCGCTCAGTCAAATGGGGCAGGCCTGCCTCGAACAACTCTTGCAAGCCATCCAGAGCCAGCAAGATGAACCGACCTCCCTGTTTTTCCCAGCCAAATTGATTCAAAGAGAAACCACGCTTTAG
- a CDS encoding amino acid ABC transporter ATP-binding protein, translating into MLQVEQLNLSFKGQQVIYDLDMGLESGQVVVILGPSGSGKTSLLRSLNFLEEADSGRLTFGGESYDLAKMSKKAIAAIRKRTGFVFQHYNLFANKTALENVTEGLIVGRKLNKEEALRIGRSALDKVGLGDKYQAYPSQLSGGQQQRVGIARAIATNPEVIYFDEPTSALDPELIGEVLEVMVELAKEGMTMLVVTHEMGFARAVADKVILMDQGRIVEVGSPEQIFDHPKEERTKQFLARIRQESTDQG; encoded by the coding sequence ATGCTACAAGTTGAACAACTAAATTTGTCCTTCAAGGGACAGCAGGTGATTTATGATTTGGATATGGGGCTTGAAAGTGGACAAGTAGTAGTAATTCTGGGGCCATCTGGCTCTGGGAAAACCAGTCTCTTGCGGTCCTTGAATTTCTTAGAAGAAGCAGATAGCGGCCGTTTGACCTTTGGAGGCGAAAGCTATGATTTGGCTAAGATGTCAAAGAAAGCTATTGCAGCCATTCGTAAACGGACTGGCTTTGTTTTCCAGCACTATAATCTTTTTGCCAATAAAACAGCGCTTGAGAATGTCACAGAAGGCTTGATTGTCGGACGAAAATTGAATAAGGAAGAAGCCTTGCGAATTGGTCGCTCTGCCTTGGACAAGGTGGGGTTGGGAGATAAATACCAGGCCTATCCAAGTCAGCTTTCAGGTGGTCAACAGCAACGGGTCGGTATTGCACGTGCCATTGCTACCAATCCAGAAGTGATTTACTTTGATGAGCCGACTTCGGCTTTGGACCCGGAGTTAATCGGAGAAGTGCTGGAAGTCATGGTGGAATTGGCTAAGGAAGGTATGACCATGCTGGTTGTAACGCATGAGATGGGATTTGCGCGTGCTGTGGCAGATAAGGTCATTCTGATGGACCAGGGTCGGATTGTGGAAGTAGGCAGTCCTGAGCAGATTTTTGACCATCCAAAAGAAGAACGGACCAAGCAGTTCTTGGCTCGGATTCGTCAAGAAAGTACAGACCAAGGTTAA
- a CDS encoding amino acid ABC transporter permease — translation MTDRLWQLLVDSFVQILVPGLLVTIPLTILSFSIGLLIAIGTALVQIAGVPVLKQLARFYIWIIRGTPLLVQLYVIFYGLPSLGLVIDAFPSAVLVFSINTGAYAAETIRASIEAVPKGQLEAGYTVGLSFGQTMRRIILPQAFRVAFPPLSNTLIGLVKDTSLAANITVLEMFMATQQIAARTYEPFALYCEVALIYLFFSTILTKLQAYGEKKLATY, via the coding sequence ATGACAGATAGATTATGGCAGTTGTTAGTGGACTCATTTGTCCAAATTCTTGTACCAGGATTGTTGGTGACGATTCCCCTAACGATTCTGTCATTTTCTATTGGTCTTCTGATTGCAATTGGGACTGCCTTGGTGCAAATTGCTGGAGTTCCAGTCTTGAAGCAGCTGGCACGATTCTATATATGGATCATTCGGGGGACACCACTTTTGGTCCAACTCTATGTGATTTTCTATGGTTTGCCAAGTTTGGGACTGGTGATTGATGCCTTTCCCTCTGCGGTTCTGGTCTTTTCTATCAACACGGGAGCCTATGCTGCGGAAACCATTCGTGCCTCCATTGAGGCAGTGCCCAAGGGACAGTTGGAAGCGGGATATACAGTTGGTTTGAGCTTTGGCCAAACCATGCGGCGGATTATATTGCCACAGGCCTTTCGTGTCGCCTTTCCCCCTCTGTCCAATACTTTGATTGGCTTGGTGAAAGATACATCCTTGGCAGCCAATATCACGGTCTTAGAAATGTTTATGGCCACCCAGCAGATTGCAGCAAGGACCTATGAACCCTTTGCACTCTATTGTGAAGTTGCCTTGATTTACCTCTTCTTCTCGACCATTCTGACCAAGTTGCAGGCTTATGGTGAAAAGAAACTGGCTACCTATTAG
- a CDS encoding amino acid ABC transporter substrate-binding protein, whose product MKKMALFTSFVLASFALAACSTSSSTSTSSDQTLYEQIQAEGVIQIGTEGAYAPYSYHDESGKLVGYDVEVAEAVAAKLGLEVEFVETEWDGMIAGLDAARFDTVANQVSITDERKEKYDFSTPYTYIYGALVTQSSNQDITQFEDLSGKKSANSLTSNWATVAESYGAEVVGVDGFQQAVELLTAGRVDATINDNVVYLDYLKQHPDAAIQVVALTEDVQTTAFPVVKGNEELVAAIDQALADLAAEGKLTEIAEKYFGEDVSTAAE is encoded by the coding sequence ATGAAAAAAATGGCATTGTTCACTAGTTTCGTCCTTGCAAGTTTTGCCTTGGCAGCTTGCAGCACGAGCTCATCGACGAGCACCAGTTCAGATCAAACCCTTTATGAGCAAATTCAAGCAGAAGGTGTCATTCAGATTGGTACAGAAGGTGCCTATGCTCCTTATTCTTACCATGATGAGAGTGGAAAGCTTGTCGGTTACGATGTTGAAGTTGCAGAAGCTGTCGCAGCAAAATTGGGGCTTGAAGTTGAGTTTGTTGAGACAGAGTGGGATGGTATGATCGCAGGCTTGGATGCAGCTCGATTTGACACTGTAGCAAACCAGGTGAGCATCACCGATGAGCGCAAGGAAAAGTATGATTTTTCTACACCATACACCTACATTTACGGTGCCTTGGTGACTCAGTCTTCCAACCAGGATATCACGCAGTTTGAAGATCTTTCAGGAAAAAAATCTGCCAATAGTTTGACCAGTAACTGGGCAACGGTTGCTGAAAGCTATGGAGCAGAAGTGGTGGGGGTAGATGGTTTCCAACAGGCTGTTGAATTGTTGACGGCGGGTCGTGTAGATGCAACCATCAATGACAATGTTGTATATTTAGATTACTTGAAGCAACATCCAGATGCAGCGATCCAGGTCGTTGCTCTAACTGAGGATGTGCAGACAACCGCCTTTCCAGTTGTAAAAGGCAATGAAGAATTGGTTGCAGCGATCGACCAAGCCTTGGCTGATTTGGCTGCGGAAGGAAAATTGACAGAAATTGCTGAGAAATATTTCGGCGAAGATGTTTCGACAGCAGCAGAATAA
- a CDS encoding CHAP domain-containing protein, producing MKTQLLQQKIKMGMLAATASFTLGLASLTVQAATSSTDSPTVAQLTQQAEEKAAAKAAAEAKAAAEAKAAAQAALATNLVSEVTVTYTANTYPVGQCTWGAKEVATWAGNNWGNGGDWAASAAAAGFEVGTTPKVGAIMVWTDGGYGHVAVVTDVSSDGRVQVLESNYAGNMTVANYRGWFNPANEGAQISYIYAPADV from the coding sequence ATGAAGACACAATTATTACAACAAAAAATCAAAATGGGGATGCTGGCTGCAACCGCCAGTTTTACCCTAGGTCTAGCAAGCTTGACTGTCCAAGCGGCTACCAGTAGCACAGATAGCCCAACGGTAGCCCAGCTGACCCAGCAAGCTGAAGAAAAAGCCGCTGCAAAAGCTGCAGCAGAGGCCAAGGCAGCGGCAGAAGCTAAAGCTGCAGCCCAAGCAGCTCTTGCAACCAACCTGGTATCAGAAGTAACAGTCACTTATACGGCCAATACTTATCCCGTTGGGCAGTGTACCTGGGGAGCTAAGGAAGTAGCCACTTGGGCAGGCAATAACTGGGGCAATGGTGGCGACTGGGCAGCCAGTGCCGCTGCTGCAGGATTTGAAGTTGGAACGACACCGAAAGTAGGGGCCATTATGGTGTGGACCGATGGTGGTTACGGGCATGTGGCAGTTGTGACAGATGTTAGCAGTGATGGTCGAGTACAGGTTCTGGAATCAAACTATGCGGGTAATATGACGGTGGCCAACTACCGTGGTTGGTTCAATCCAGCCAATGAAGGGGCGCAGATTTCCTATATTTACGCACCAGCGGATGTTTAA